Part of the Sinorhizobium terangae genome is shown below.
GGCGGCATGGTGCTCACGAATGACGAAGAGGTAGCCAAGAAGATCAACTCGGCCGTCTTCCCCGGCCTCCAGGGCGGCCCGCTGATGCACGTGATCGCGGCCAAGGCCGTGGCCCTCGGCGAGGCCCTGCAGCCCTCCTTCAAGGAATATGCGGCCCAGATCGTCAAGAATGCCCGCACCCTCGCCGAAACGCTGAAGGCGAACGGCCTCGACATCGTTTCGGGCGGTACGGACAACCACCTGATGCTCGTCGACCTGCGCAAGAAGAACGCGACCGGCAAGCGTGCGGAAGCCGCTCTCGGCCGCGCCTACATCACCTGCAACAAGAACGGCATTCCCTTCGACCCGGAAAAGCCCTTCGTCACCTCGGGCGTCCGCCTCGGTGCGCCGGCTGGCACGACGCGCGGCTTCAAGGAAGCGGAATTCAAGGAAATCGGCGAGTTGATCGTCGAGGTGCTTGACGGCCTGAAGGTCGCCAATTCCGACGAGGGCAACGCCGCCGTGGAAGCTGGCGTGCGCGAGAAGGTGGTCAAGCTCACCGACCGGTTCCCGATGTACAGCTACATGTGATCGGACGGCTGCATGCGCTGCCCCTATTGTGGTTCCGAAGACAGCCAGGTGAAGGATTCCCGTCCGGCAGAGGACGGGAATGCCATTCGCCGCCGCCGCATCTGCCCGGATTGCGGCGGTCGCTTCACGACCTTCGAGCGGGTGCAACTGCGTGAGCTGATGATTATCAAGAAAACCGGCCGGAAGGTGCCTTTCGACCGGGACAAGCTGCTCCGTTCATTCGAGATTGCTCTCAGGAAACGCCCAGTCGATCGGGATCGCATCGAGCGCGCGGTGTCGGGTATCGTCCGCCGGCTCGAAAGCTCGGGGGAGACGGAAATCCCCTCCGAAGAAATCGGTCTGCAGGTGCTCGAGGCCCTGAAGAGCCTCGACGATGTCGCTTTCGTCCGCTACGCGTCGGTCTATCGAGATTTCTCGCATGCGGAAGATTTCGAGAAAGTCATCGCGGAAATCAGCGCCAAGATCGCGCGCGATCCCGGCGAATAGGCCCAAGCGGAGCGAAGCATGACAGCGCCGGCGCGCGAGGACGAAAGGTTCATGGCGGCGGCGCTGCGCCTCGCCCGCCGCAATCTCGGCCTGACGTCGACGAACCCTTCGGTCGCCTGCATCATCGTCAAGGACGGAACGATCGTGGGCCGGGCGGTAACGGCGCCGGGGGGACGCCCGCATGCCGAGACGCAGGCGCTCGCGGAAGCCGGAGAGAAGGCGAGGGGAGCAACCGCCTATGTCACCCTCGAGCCCTGCTCGCATCACGGCAAGACGCCACCCTGTGCCGACGCTCTGATCGCCTCCGGCGTCGCCCGCGTCGTCATTTCTATCCTCGACCCGGACGAGCGTGTTGCTGGACGCGGCGTGGTGATGCTGCGCGGCGCCGGCATCGCCGTCGACATCGGCGCGCTCCATGCCGGTGGAGAGCAGGCGCTTGAAGCCTACCTCATGCGTCAGCGCATGAAACGCCCGCATGTGGCTCTGAAGCTTGCGGTTTCCCAGGACGGGATGATCGGCCGCACGGGGGAAGGCCAGGTTCGGATTACGGGAGCGATTTCGCGTGCGCAGGTGCAGGTGCTGCGCGCGGAGACCGATGCGATATTGGTCGGAATAGGTACTGCGGCTGCCGATGACCCGGACCTAACCGTGCGCTTGCACGGCCTCGAAGACCGGTCTCCAATCCGCATCGTTCTCGACCGACGCCTCGATCTGCCAGTCCGCTCGAAACTCGTCCGTTCGGCGCAAGAGGTTCCGGTGATTGTTGTGGCAGACGCAAGCCTCGATGAGGATGCTGCCACCCGCCGCGCCGCGCTCGAAGCTGCAGGCGCCGAGGTCCTGAATGTCGACGCCATCCCCGACCTTTTGACGGCGCTTGCCTCGCGCGGCATTTCCTCGCTGCTGGTCGAAGGCGGCGCGCGGGCGGCTCGCGCGTTCCTCGATGCCGGCCTCGTCGATCGCATCCTGCTTTTCACCGGTCCGATCACCATTGGCGAAGATGGGATCCGATCCCCATTTGATCGGCAGTCCATTCCGGCCGGTTTCGTGCTTCGTCGGACGGCGCGTTACGGCGACGATATTTTCGAGGATTACGAGAGAAACATCTGATGTTCACAGGCATTGTCACCGATATCGGCACCGTTGAGGCTGTCACACCGTTGAGGGAAGGCATCAAGCTTCGCATTGCCACGAATTACGATCCGAAGACGATCGATATGGGCGCCTCGATCGCCCATGCCGGCGTGTGCCTGACCGTCACGGCACTGCCGGAGGCAGGCAGCAACGAGCGCTGGTTCGAGGTCGAGGCATGGGAGGAGGCGCTTCGGCTGACGACGATCGCCGGATGGCGAAAGGGCACACGCATCAATCTCGAGCGTTCCTTAAAGATCGGTGACGAGCTTGGTGGTCACCTCGTGTCCGGTCATGTGGACGACAAGGCCGAAATCCTCTCCGTGGAGCCCGAAGGCGACGCGGTGCGCTTCCGGTTGCGCGCGCCGGAGCATCTTGCCAGGTTCGTCGCACCCAAGGGCTCGGTCGCCCTCGACGGAACCTCGCTCACCGTCAACAAGGTGGATGGTGTCGAGTTCGACGTGCTCCTGATCCGTCACTCGCTCGAAGTCACCACGTGGGGCGAGCGGCGCGCCGGCGATCTCGTCAACTTCGAGGTTGACACGATGGCGCGTTATGCGGCGCGGCTGGCAGAATTTCCCGCACCCAAGGCGGAATAGCGGTGGCAGAAATGGATCCGCCCCCACAAGCGGGGGCGGACACCGTTGTTCGGGCAGGGTTTCAGCGCACATAGAGCGTGAGGCCGCCGTCGGCCGCCTGCGATGCGCCCGCGATGTTGTTCATCTCGACATTGCGTGCCTTGAGCTTGGCGGCGAGCGCCCTGTTACCGTCGACAGCGGTATGGAGTGCCGCTAGCTGTTGCGGCGTTTCTGCGTCGATCCTGGCGCGGGTCTCGTTCATGCGGCTCAGCGTGTCGACATCGACGATCCTGAAGTTATCGCCCTTGAAGTTGCGAACGGTCCGGTCAATCTGGTCCGGCCAGTTCATTTCGACACCGGCCGCGTAGGAGATGCCGCCGAAACTCAAGGCGGACAGGGTGGCGATGACGGAGATTTTCGCAAAGCGGTTCATTGTCATGCTCCTTTGGTTGCCCGCGGGGCTGTGGCTTATTCAACAAGCCGATGCGTCCCGCAGGGGCCAGCACCAATCCTTTGCGGGTGAAGTCACCCACAGCGAAAAGGCGCTCGACTGTTTCGACTGGTTGAGGCGGCGCCCCCGTCGCGCGACCGGGAGTTACGTCGTTTCAACGATGGCAAAATGAGCCGGAATGTGGCTCTTTCGAGGGCATAACGACCTGAAAAATAATTAAAAAATGTTCATATTCGAGGTCCGGCGGGGCCGTCTAGGCTGCGGACTTCCGGTGCCGTTCGAACAGGATGACGTGGTTGCCGTGATAGGTCGTGCGCCAGAACTCCGCAAAGCCATGCTTGGCGGCCACCCGGATCGATGCCTGATTGCCGATGTCGATGACACAGGTCTTCTTCAGGGTCGAAAAGTGCCGATCGGCCCAGGCGAGCGCCGCGGTTACCGCCTCTGTGGCCAGCCCCTGGCCATGTGTTCTGGGGGAAAGCGCCCAGCCCATTTCCATCGTACCTTCGAGGGAGGGCGTGATAAGACGATGTGCGTCGTGGAAACCGGCCTCGCCGATAAAGGTGCCGGTTGCCTTCTCCTGGATCGCAAAGAAGCCGAAGCCGAAATAATGCCACATGCCGACCTGGCGCAGGAAGCGTGTCCAGGACTGCTCGCGCGAATAGGGTATGCCGCCGATGTAGCGCGTGACCTCCTCGTCCGCGAACAAGGCGGTATAGGCGGGAAAGTCGTCGCGCCGGTAGGGGCGCAGCAGAAGTCGTTCGGTTTCGATTGTGGGAACGCTGTGCATGTTTTAGGTCCAGATTCTTGCGAGTTATATCAGGCGCCC
Proteins encoded:
- a CDS encoding GNAT family N-acetyltransferase, with the translated sequence MHSVPTIETERLLLRPYRRDDFPAYTALFADEEVTRYIGGIPYSREQSWTRFLRQVGMWHYFGFGFFAIQEKATGTFIGEAGFHDAHRLITPSLEGTMEMGWALSPRTHGQGLATEAVTAALAWADRHFSTLKKTCVIDIGNQASIRVAAKHGFAEFWRTTYHGNHVILFERHRKSAA
- the nrdR gene encoding transcriptional regulator NrdR, giving the protein MRCPYCGSEDSQVKDSRPAEDGNAIRRRRICPDCGGRFTTFERVQLRELMIIKKTGRKVPFDRDKLLRSFEIALRKRPVDRDRIERAVSGIVRRLESSGETEIPSEEIGLQVLEALKSLDDVAFVRYASVYRDFSHAEDFEKVIAEISAKIARDPGE
- the ribD gene encoding bifunctional diaminohydroxyphosphoribosylaminopyrimidine deaminase/5-amino-6-(5-phosphoribosylamino)uracil reductase RibD; this translates as MTAPAREDERFMAAALRLARRNLGLTSTNPSVACIIVKDGTIVGRAVTAPGGRPHAETQALAEAGEKARGATAYVTLEPCSHHGKTPPCADALIASGVARVVISILDPDERVAGRGVVMLRGAGIAVDIGALHAGGEQALEAYLMRQRMKRPHVALKLAVSQDGMIGRTGEGQVRITGAISRAQVQVLRAETDAILVGIGTAAADDPDLTVRLHGLEDRSPIRIVLDRRLDLPVRSKLVRSAQEVPVIVVADASLDEDAATRRAALEAAGAEVLNVDAIPDLLTALASRGISSLLVEGGARAARAFLDAGLVDRILLFTGPITIGEDGIRSPFDRQSIPAGFVLRRTARYGDDIFEDYERNI
- a CDS encoding riboflavin synthase gives rise to the protein MFTGIVTDIGTVEAVTPLREGIKLRIATNYDPKTIDMGASIAHAGVCLTVTALPEAGSNERWFEVEAWEEALRLTTIAGWRKGTRINLERSLKIGDELGGHLVSGHVDDKAEILSVEPEGDAVRFRLRAPEHLARFVAPKGSVALDGTSLTVNKVDGVEFDVLLIRHSLEVTTWGERRAGDLVNFEVDTMARYAARLAEFPAPKAE